Below is a genomic region from Ziziphus jujuba cultivar Dongzao chromosome 7, ASM3175591v1.
ttattatcaactGCTTTCTGTaagtttttatggaaaaatgttaatattttaatttttaacatatagaTATCAGATTCCTTACTACTATAattaagttttccaaaaattattttcaatttcacatATGGggctcttttcctttctttaacttgaattaaaaataaattaaaaaatttactctttttttttttaaagtaaatattgaATCAAcccttttttattgttttttccaaGCCATTTATTTGAtgcaaattgaaaatcaaaaacaacTACTAGCAAAGATATGCTCATGCTCAGCtgttttatttacttatatatttattttgagttCAAGCCCATAAATAGTGATAATTACAAGATCAACAAAACTAGACACGTACATCTTgataaatcaaaaacaaataaaaacagtgGACCTAGTAAGGAACCACACTTGATATTTTATCTAGCGGGCTAATTGACATATTTTCCCTCATACAAAGAAGAGATTCTTGATGGTAGAATAGGTAGAGAAGAAGGAGAACACAACGATAACAAGCCCAACAACAGTGGAACTGCCAGTCCAAATATCCTTGAAGTAAACCCTGTTGAGGGTTGACCTGGCAAGATTCAAATATGTGCTGTGATAATTGTTAAGTTCGGCGCAGATATCAGCATAGAAGAAACGCGGTATCACAATTTGGTCGCAGAGTTTGTTAACCAAGGCAGCCACAACCCTGTTACTGCCAAGCCAGTTCTCAATGATTCCCTTGTCAACCAGAAAAACCACATCTTCAACGGTGTCGATGAGTTGATCCagcagaaaaatataattgcagATACGAGGCGCATTTGGATAAACAAACTGCTCCAACGCCATGACGTTCCTAAAAATGCACTCGGTGTTGCCATCTACCGTCAATTGAGGGATTTCCAATTCCAAACAATTAATCCCACATCACCCACTTATCCAACAGCAACCGCGGCCATTCCACCAGCAGCGATCGCGGTAATTCCACCTGCAGCACTTATCATCGTCCTTAACATCAGGCCAAATCTTTATGTGAGTTAAATATGTAGCATCTTTAGGACGCCCAAACGCCACCCCCGCATCATCCAGTTGCTTTGCAGAATAGAGACAGCGGGTCAAATCATAAGAACTCGTGGGAAACTTATCTGTTTTGTCATACATAAACTTTCTAACCAAATCAGTGAGATGTTTGATAGGTTTCATTTCGCTCACCAATTGTTCCTTTTCCTTCTCGGAGTACTCGGAGAAAGGTTTATTTTTAGAATTCTCCTCGGTGCAAGATTTTCGATAACTGTAATAATCATTGAAGAATTCACAGGTAATTAATGGACAAGTTGATCACCTTCATTATTCTTTAGCTCTGGTGGACAATCAgggatattattaatatttatcgaCGGATGATTGAAGATGAAGTTGAACAGTCGAGTAAGAACAAAAAAGGGAAGCTGATTTTCCAGCAATATCAAGTCCTGTTCTATAGATGCCTTAACCCATGGACTTAATATGTATTCCCCTGAATATTTCTCGTCTTCTTTATTATCTTCTTCATCGGTAGGTGAAAATGGATTTTCGTGGTTTCTAAGGAAGAGCTCAAGGATGAAGCAGGCATCTCGTAAAATGTTTTTCGGGTCCTCCCAGTACTTTTTCGAGTCCGTCCTGTACTTTTTCTTATTCTCAGGCTCAAAGGTCTCTTCTTGATAGCTACGCTGGGCTTTTTCCACAAGTGTCCCATCTTCTTTCTTGTTCGCGATCTCGTGGATTAAATCCTCCTCGTTAATATGATTACAGATGGGCCGTCTCAGCAATTTTTCCATGTACTTGGCTTTATAATGTTCCATGGCCTTTAAGTTTGATACGCCATGGTGAAAAGGCCCAATTGAAACTAGTTGGGGAGTGTAAGCTGGTGGACGTATCTTCCGAAGCTTATTGGGAACCTTGTAGATGATCCAATCACTCGTATCTTCCCCGTCAGTTTTCGGTTTCTCAGAGGACTCCATTCGAAACATAGAAAGCACAAAACTGGGCTTCGGTGCCTCTGCCGCTGCCGCTGCCGCTGCCATGAAAAATTATGAGGGAGCACCGCTTCACTCGTCATGATGGGAATCGTGTCAGGGGGCGCCCGTGTACACTTCTTTACAGGACGTTCCAATTTCTCTGGAATGTCGATCGTGATCTGCTTATTAGTGAAGTCCTTTGAAACATTCTCTTCTTCCATACTTCCCTTTCCCCAGCTCTAAGAAGTCCATAAATGAGAAAACGGACAAGATGGGATACCATATGTTAGATATATAAGCTAGAACTTTATTTTATggaccaacaaaaaaatatatatatttacataatctaTTGTTTATGATTCCTGAAATTTGGAAGAATATAAAATGTTATTTAGTTGCAAGATTAATTAATGGaatggaaaggaaaagagagtgGAATAAAAAAGAAGGTGGAATGATTCAAATATTTCGTTAAACATTAGAATCAACATATGAATGATTGATAtttgatcaaatatatatatatatataaattaaaacctccatttgaaataaataataaaaacaacattaaatatcttcttaatttaaatacaatttcaaaaaatttattttgaaatccgtATTCTGAAaacatttgatgcacccactatataccagtggcgccaacggtacccagcgtccccaGGTACCACCAAacaagaggttaaagagagaaaccggcatacagtcgcatggcgtcccaccgcgccgctgctaacaggcGTCCCGACCATGgaagggcggcctaccctcatccgatggcaaccataggacaaccccataaatcacctgcgcgctaatcatatccatgtgcgcactaatcacatccatatacatagaacaccagtacgtgtatggtgcatctaaaaactcgtaaatcataaatcaatatttttcaaatctcaaaatttcataaatactaccgggtttattccatccaattaaacccgtaaattttccacaatttctttatagaTCATCGCCATAAATTTATCGcacaaattccatcaatttcaaatccatcaactctcaattccatcaatttaaatatccaaattttccaatggcataagatcaagccattaatatttcaatgcataaatatttttgaaacataataatttaaatccatatttttctcaaattctcaaaaatcaatttaaatcaataatacaaaaacaatataaattccatatataattaattcatataattgttcacaataattgaataacaaccatagcaataattaaaataaatcaaaccaaaatttctttaaattcccaaatatattcttttggctccaaaacatatattaaaaacattataaattggcaatacaattctagatagaaattctcataatattgaacacataaacatatttttgaaatattccattatgaaatattccaacaatgaaatttgataataattgccaaaatctcaaatttcttaaaaccaaaatattttataatatggaatatttcaaacaatgaaatttgataataattgccaaaatctcaaattccttaaaaccaaaatattttataatgcacaaatatttaattccattcaattttggcatcaaaattccaaatataaatttactaaatattcaacacatcaaacataattttcaaataaccaattaacacaaaatatatatatattaacatcccaaaataattttaaaggtaggtcactcacctcgagcacgcaattaatccaagatcctccatggaatCAATTCTACGAcatacacgtgctcctagaacaacaatattacacaactcaaataaattaatattttattcggataaataataccaggtacccggggggtttaatacaaacattaaccaaaattgatgagtaatataccgaatcgaagcttgtggaacgaggatcgcattaccagACTCCATCGACCCCAACTTTGCcagtggtggtcggaatttgcccgagaagtaccggccgaacttcacctcctcataactcataaaccacttcgaatttaaacgattggagaccatatttgaactcagatgacctaaaatagggggaaaggggtggcaATTCGGACTGGACTGGCCGGAAACGGTGAGAATCGCCAAAAAAATCAACCCGCCGCTGCCGAATTCAtcggcccgatctgggtgcgtccgACGGCGTCTGGACAGGAAATTTGGAGGTCGGGGTCGCCAGGAACTGGGCTTCACTGGTGGTCGGCGCGTGTGGTCATCCGGTGGCCAGAAACGGAGAAACGGCAagggcccgagaggaagaaaaggaaaggaaaggaagaagaaggaagaaaaaggaagaagaagaagaaagcttcgGGGTGGCTGGGcgtttttcccatgtgggggaaggaaaaaaaagaaaaaagaagaaagaaaaaagaaataaaaagaaaataaaataaaataattaaataatattattgtataaaataataataaaataatatagtatttcatcatggttgacatgtggcatctcactgttgtgacacatggcaccttttattaagtcacacgtggcacactgttcacatatttaaaataatattaaaataatattgtatttgaaaaactctacaggtccataactttcaaaccacatgtccaaatcggacgtaccgctagtctacagactcgtatcgacgagtacttcacaaccatgtatgggtcaaagctcaactttgcatgaacaaaaagtcaactccggcaccccttggacagtttggacctcaacttgttttgctcataactttcaaaccgtagttccgttttcaacgtgctactagtctatggacgcgtgacaacgtgtacttcataacggtacctcggtcaatgtgagatTCCATtaggatcaaaaagtcaacatttgactccTTCTCGGttaacgacggtcaaacccgatcaaccttggtcaaatttgagaaatttccggtgtacctCGGGACGGGGTATTACATACACTCTTTTCCACCTTCCTTACTTTTGTGTAAAAAAATCATTCATCTAAGTTCAGATTTCTTATCAAAACTTTACTTTGAACTTGGCGCCAGTACAActtgaaaaaagagaaaaaaagagaggaatgAAAGACTGCCATGAGTTTCTTGCAATCAAGTGCTCTAATTAATCTATAATCTTTAGTAAATTATCTCGAGGAATAAAGCAGTGACCACAGTACAAGAATCAAGCATATAAACAACTTTGAACCTATGAACAGAAAAGCAGGTCGCTATAAAATGATCAGAATTTAAGCCAATTCAATACAACCATGATTGATCCGCTCCAGCTTAAATCGAATTTCGAACAAGTCTAATCTAAGCAGTGATGAACtgtttataatgaaaatacatacttaaactaaaaataaaatagagacaTACACACAAAAATgtacaacaaataaaaacaaagcttAATTATAATGTTCTTGAGTTAATGTTGAGCATGGTACGAGTTTGAGAATTCAGCCTCCAAAATATGTACTTTCTTCATTTATACTATTACTTTAACAACATCATGTACATGAGGGTTCATGCTGTATGGACTCTAAAGAGATGATCAATGATAACCTAAATCATATAAGGTAGTATAATCAGTATCATTATTTATTGGAACTATAATGAATGATAGCTCACCAGTCACCAATGTATAAAAGATAATCAAAAACTCAAAAGATATCTTTTGACGTTACAAGCACAAACAACATCAGATATGACGTCAAAATCAAAGTACATTGCAAgccatatatatgcacacaatttcatgaaatttgaccaaatattcaaatgaaacAATCGTGACTAAATTTGCAATTAGTCTAACCAGTAAGGCTAAGgtgccacatatatatatatgctcatgTATTTCTAAATCCAAAGTATGAGGCCCAAGGGCCAAAGCAATCATTCATACTATTGCCAACTCTTCCACCAACCAAGAATTAAAAAGCAAATGAATAATGATCCAgaattttgaataccattttgGCACTATAAAACACTTAATCGATACTCAAAGAGttgtagaattatttttttaaagtgtgTTTATGCTATGTTAGATTTTAGGGatctaaaatatacataataaattactaacctcaaaacccaattattaataaattaaatatttaatcctgcaaaatagaaaacaacgtaaagtagcaCCTATGGACATACTACTCTTAAACCACTCTCAACTATTCTCTAAAAGCCCTAATCTAAAAAATACGGTATGTATCTATTTGCTTGCtttagaccttttatagtctctgcatgTCAgatttacccattaattttaacgcacaccaaaataataataatttaataatatgataataatagaaaaatatgggtaagtcattgagtttataaagagagttggtcctccagtttAATGGGCCAACCGGAGTATTACAGAGAGTGTGTGATCAAggaccctactacaaaataataaaataagtcagtcccattaatggtatAAAATGGACTATGTAAGTGAGTATTTGATTATGCCaaatccacaaatattaatttatctaacaTGCTATTCTTTGTTGATAGGACccaaaagaggggaaaaaattgCTCTTCGTCATTTATCCTACTCTGATCGATtagggaggggaaaaaaaaaaaggaatgaatTGGATAATTTCAAGATATTAAATTGGCAAATGTTAgttaattagaaaatatatcctTGTGGCTTACAATGACTGGAACAACCGAGAATAATggtaccaaaaaacaaaaaaaaattgccgtAATACTGGAAATACTCTTTTAAGGTTTCGCTACTCTGTTCTACTTGTATAGTATCCACTTataatgggttttttttttttttcttgggtggATATTGAGGGTAAGCGGATTCCAATTCAAATCATTACCTTGTAAAAGTAGTAGCTTTTATTGTGCCCGCAAGAATGAATAATGgcaatttttaaatctcattgTAGTTG
It encodes:
- the LOC132804388 gene encoding UPF0481 protein At3g47200-like, encoding MESSEKPKTDGEDTSDWIIYKVPNKLRKIRPPAYTPQLVSIGPFHHGVSNLKAMEHYKAKYMEKLLRRPICNHINEEDLIHEIANKKEDGTLVEKAQRSYQEETFEPENKKKYRTDSKKYWEDPKNILRDACFILELFLRNHENPFSPTDEEDNKEDEKYSGEYILSPWVKASIEQDLILLENQLPFFVLTRLYRKSCTEENSKNKPFSEYSEKEKEQLVSEMKPIKHLTDLVRKFMYDKTDKFPTSSYDLTRCLYSAKQLDDAGVAFGRPKDATYLTHIKIWPDVKDDDKCCRWNYRDRCWWNGRGCCWISG